A single genomic interval of Burkholderia sp. HI2500 harbors:
- the selA gene encoding L-seryl-tRNA(Sec) selenium transferase has translation MTEPGVNELNAVLARVPSVERVLSSAPLQPLIADYGRTRVLNAVRAELERWRTAAQHDPAAAEPLDEPRIAAAVARTLAAQSAGAVRAVFNLTGTVLHTNLGRALLPDDAVRAVVDVLTRPVNLEFDLATGRRGDRDDLIDDLLCELTGAEAATVVNNNAAAVLLALSALATKREVVVSRGELVEIGGAFRIPDIMSRAGARLREVGTTNRTHLRDYAEAIGPRTALLMKVHCSNYAISGFTKEATLAELAPLAREHGLPVAVDLGSGTLADLSQWGLPHETTVQETVAAGANVVTFSGDKLLGGPQAGLIVGDRALIAKIKKHPLKRALRVGKLTLAALEPVLRLYQSPEFLRDRLTTLRLLTRPQREIAEAAERVRPALQAALGSGFDVTVEPMFSQIGSGALPVDQLPSAGLVVRTADGKRGGRALAQLEKRLREWPRPVIGRVADNALRLDLRCLEAADEAVFVAQCVPLAGPAA, from the coding sequence GTGACCGAACCCGGTGTGAATGAACTGAATGCGGTACTGGCGCGCGTGCCGTCCGTGGAGCGCGTGCTGTCGTCGGCGCCGCTGCAACCGCTCATCGCGGACTACGGCCGCACGCGCGTGCTGAACGCCGTGCGTGCCGAGCTCGAACGCTGGCGTACCGCCGCGCAACACGATCCGGCGGCGGCCGAGCCGCTCGACGAGCCGCGCATCGCCGCGGCCGTCGCGCGCACGCTGGCCGCGCAGAGCGCGGGCGCGGTGCGCGCCGTGTTCAACCTGACCGGCACCGTGCTGCACACGAACCTCGGGCGCGCTCTGTTGCCCGACGACGCGGTGCGCGCGGTGGTCGACGTGCTGACGCGGCCGGTCAACCTCGAATTCGATCTCGCCACGGGCCGCCGCGGCGATCGCGACGACCTGATCGACGATCTGCTGTGCGAACTGACGGGCGCGGAAGCCGCGACCGTCGTCAACAATAACGCGGCGGCCGTGCTGCTGGCGCTGTCGGCGCTGGCGACGAAACGGGAAGTCGTCGTGTCGCGTGGCGAGCTGGTGGAAATCGGCGGCGCATTCCGCATTCCCGACATCATGAGCCGCGCGGGCGCCAGGCTGCGCGAGGTCGGCACCACCAACCGCACCCATCTGCGCGACTACGCGGAAGCCATCGGCCCGCGCACCGCGCTGCTGATGAAGGTGCATTGCAGCAACTACGCGATCAGCGGCTTCACGAAGGAGGCGACGCTCGCCGAACTCGCGCCGCTCGCGCGCGAGCATGGGCTGCCGGTGGCCGTCGATCTCGGCAGCGGCACGCTCGCCGACCTGTCGCAATGGGGCCTGCCGCACGAGACGACCGTGCAGGAAACCGTCGCCGCCGGCGCAAACGTTGTCACGTTCAGCGGCGACAAGCTGCTCGGCGGGCCGCAGGCCGGCCTGATCGTCGGCGATCGCGCGCTGATCGCGAAGATCAAGAAACATCCGCTCAAGCGCGCGCTGCGCGTCGGCAAGCTGACGCTCGCGGCGCTCGAGCCGGTGCTGCGCCTCTACCAGTCGCCCGAGTTCCTGCGCGACCGGCTCACGACGCTGCGGCTGCTGACGCGCCCGCAACGCGAGATCGCCGAGGCCGCCGAACGCGTGCGTCCGGCGCTGCAGGCCGCGCTCGGCAGCGGTTTCGACGTGACGGTCGAGCCGATGTTCAGCCAGATCGGCAGCGGCGCGCTGCCGGTCGACCAGTTGCCGAGCGCCGGGCTCGTCGTACGCACGGCGGACGGCAAGCGCGGCGGCCGTGCACTGGCGCAGCTCGAGAAACGGCTGCGCGAATGGCCGCGCCCGGTGATCGGCCGCGTCGCCGACAATGCGCTGCGGCTCGACCTGCGCTGCCTCGAAGCCGCCGACGAGGCGGTGTTCGTCGCGCAATGCGTGCCGCTCGCGGGGCCGGCTGCATGA
- the fdnG gene encoding formate dehydrogenase-N subunit alpha: MLQMSRRQFLKVTATSLAGSSLALMGFSPSEALAEVRQYKLARTVETRNTCPYCSVGCGILMYSLGDGAKNAQPSIIHIEGDPDHPVNRGTLCPKGASLIDFIHSPNRLTHPEYRAPGSDKWEPISWNDALDRIAKLMKADRDANFVETAEDGAKVNRWLTTGMLAASAGSNEVGYLTHKTIRSLGMLAFDNQARVUHGPTVAGLAPTFGRGAMTNHWVDIKNADVILVMGGNAAEAHPCGFKWVTEAKAHRKARLIVVDPRFTRTASVADYYAPIRTGTDIVFLGGVINYLLTNDKIQHEYVKNYTDFSFIVREDFAFNDGIYSGYDAEKHAYPDKSSWDYERGDDGFVKVDPTLQHPRCVYNLLKQHYARYTPDMVQQTCGTPKEKFLKVCEMLATTAVPGRAGTVLYALGWTHHSIGAQIIRTGAMVQLLLGNIGIAGGGMNALRGHSNIQGLTDLGLMSNLLPGYMTLPMQAEQDFDGYIKKRVQLPLRPNQLSYWKNYKAFHVSFMKSWWGDAATAENNWGYDYLPKLDKQYDLLQVIELMNAGKMNGYICQGFNPLAASPSKVKTAAGLAKLKWLVIMDPLATETSEFWKHHGDYNDVDSSKIQTEVFRLPTTCFAEENGSLVSSSRVLQWHWKGAEPPGEARSDLEIMSGLFLRMRKMYQTDGGKYPDPIVNLTWPYANPESPTPEELAMEFNGKALADLPDPKDPTKTLVKKGEQLAAFAQLKDDGTTASGCWIFCGAWTQAGNQMGRRDNSDPTGIGQTLNWAWAWPANRRILYNRASCDVAGKPFDPTRKLIGWNGSAWKGADIPDFKADESPENGMGPFIMNPEGVARFFARAGMNEGPFPEHYEPFETPLDANPLHPNNPQALNNPAARVFPDDRASFGKVAEFPHVATTYRLTEHFHYWTKHARLNSIIQPEQFVEIGEDLAKEVGVAHGERVKVSSKRGYIIAVALVTKRIKPLTVDGKKVQTVGVPLHWGFKGLTKPGYLANTLTPSVGDGNSYTPEFKSFLVKVEKA, from the coding sequence ATGCTACAAATGTCCCGGCGCCAGTTCCTGAAGGTGACGGCTACGTCGCTTGCCGGATCGAGTCTAGCCCTGATGGGCTTCTCTCCGTCCGAAGCGCTTGCCGAAGTCCGACAGTACAAGCTGGCGCGCACCGTCGAAACGCGCAACACCTGTCCTTACTGTTCAGTGGGTTGCGGCATCCTGATGTACAGCCTCGGAGACGGCGCGAAAAACGCCCAGCCGAGCATCATCCACATCGAAGGCGATCCCGACCATCCCGTCAATCGCGGCACGCTGTGCCCGAAGGGCGCGAGCCTGATCGACTTCATCCATAGCCCGAACCGCCTGACGCATCCCGAGTATCGTGCGCCCGGCTCGGACAAGTGGGAACCGATTTCGTGGAATGACGCGCTCGACCGCATCGCGAAGCTGATGAAGGCCGACCGCGACGCGAACTTCGTCGAGACGGCGGAAGACGGTGCGAAGGTCAACCGATGGCTGACCACCGGCATGCTGGCCGCGTCGGCGGGCAGCAACGAGGTCGGCTACCTGACGCACAAGACCATCCGCAGTCTCGGGATGCTCGCATTCGACAATCAGGCGCGTGTCTGACATGGCCCGACGGTGGCAGGTCTTGCCCCGACGTTTGGCCGTGGAGCGATGACGAACCATTGGGTCGACATCAAGAACGCGGACGTGATTCTCGTGATGGGCGGCAATGCAGCCGAGGCCCATCCGTGCGGTTTCAAGTGGGTAACGGAGGCGAAGGCGCACCGCAAGGCGCGACTGATCGTCGTCGACCCGCGCTTCACGCGTACGGCCTCGGTGGCCGACTACTACGCGCCGATCCGCACCGGCACCGACATCGTCTTCCTGGGCGGCGTCATCAACTATCTGCTGACGAACGACAAGATCCAGCATGAGTACGTGAAGAACTACACGGACTTCTCGTTCATCGTGCGCGAGGATTTCGCGTTCAACGACGGCATCTATTCCGGCTACGACGCGGAGAAGCACGCGTACCCGGACAAATCGAGCTGGGACTACGAGCGCGGCGACGACGGCTTCGTGAAGGTCGACCCGACGCTGCAGCATCCGCGTTGCGTGTACAACCTGCTGAAGCAGCACTACGCGCGCTATACGCCGGACATGGTCCAGCAGACGTGCGGCACGCCGAAGGAGAAATTCCTGAAGGTGTGCGAGATGCTCGCGACCACCGCCGTTCCCGGCCGCGCCGGCACGGTGCTGTACGCGCTCGGCTGGACGCACCACTCGATCGGCGCGCAGATCATCCGCACCGGTGCGATGGTGCAGCTGCTGCTCGGCAACATCGGCATCGCCGGCGGCGGGATGAACGCGCTGCGCGGCCACTCGAACATCCAGGGGTTGACCGACCTCGGGCTGATGTCGAACCTGCTGCCGGGCTACATGACGCTGCCGATGCAGGCCGAGCAGGATTTCGACGGCTACATCAAGAAGCGCGTGCAGCTGCCGCTGCGGCCGAACCAGTTGAGCTACTGGAAGAACTACAAGGCCTTCCACGTGAGCTTCATGAAGTCGTGGTGGGGCGATGCGGCGACCGCCGAGAACAACTGGGGCTACGACTACCTGCCGAAGCTGGACAAGCAGTACGACCTGCTGCAGGTGATCGAGCTGATGAATGCCGGCAAGATGAACGGCTACATCTGCCAGGGCTTCAACCCGCTTGCGGCGTCACCGTCGAAGGTGAAGACGGCGGCCGGGCTCGCGAAGCTGAAGTGGCTCGTGATCATGGACCCGCTCGCCACCGAAACCTCCGAGTTCTGGAAGCATCACGGCGACTACAACGACGTCGATTCGTCGAAGATCCAGACCGAGGTGTTCCGTCTGCCGACCACGTGCTTCGCGGAGGAAAACGGTTCGCTCGTGAGTTCGAGCCGCGTGCTGCAATGGCACTGGAAGGGCGCGGAGCCGCCGGGCGAGGCGCGCAGCGACCTCGAGATCATGTCGGGGCTGTTCCTGCGCATGCGCAAGATGTACCAGACGGACGGCGGCAAGTATCCGGATCCGATCGTCAACCTGACCTGGCCGTACGCGAACCCGGAAAGCCCGACGCCCGAAGAGCTCGCGATGGAGTTCAACGGCAAGGCGCTCGCCGATCTGCCCGATCCGAAGGATCCGACCAAGACGCTCGTGAAGAAGGGCGAGCAGCTGGCCGCGTTCGCGCAGTTGAAGGACGACGGCACGACCGCGAGCGGCTGCTGGATCTTCTGCGGTGCCTGGACGCAGGCCGGCAACCAGATGGGGCGGCGCGACAACTCTGACCCGACCGGCATCGGCCAGACGCTGAACTGGGCGTGGGCCTGGCCGGCGAACCGGCGGATCCTGTACAACCGCGCGTCGTGCGACGTTGCCGGCAAGCCGTTCGACCCGACCCGCAAGCTGATCGGCTGGAACGGCAGCGCGTGGAAGGGGGCCGACATTCCCGACTTCAAGGCGGACGAATCGCCCGAAAACGGGATGGGGCCGTTCATCATGAACCCGGAAGGTGTCGCACGCTTCTTCGCCCGGGCGGGGATGAACGAAGGTCCGTTCCCCGAGCACTACGAGCCGTTCGAGACGCCGCTCGACGCGAACCCGCTGCACCCGAACAACCCGCAGGCGCTGAACAACCCGGCTGCCCGCGTGTTCCCGGACGACCGCGCGTCGTTCGGCAAGGTGGCGGAGTTCCCGCACGTGGCGACGACGTACCGGCTCACCGAGCACTTCCACTACTGGACCAAGCATGCACGGCTGAACTCGATCATCCAGCCCGAGCAATTCGTCGAGATCGGCGAAGACCTCGCGAAGGAAGTCGGCGTCGCGCATGGCGAGCGCGTGAAGGTGTCGTCCAAGCGCGGCTACATCATCGCGGTCGCCCTCGTCACGAAGCGGATCAAGCCGCTGACGGTCGACGGCAAGAAGGTCCAGACGGTCGGCGTCCCGTTGCACTGGGGCTTCAAGGGTCTGACGAAGCCCGGCTATCTCGCCAATACCCTGACTCCGTCCGTGGGTGACGGCAACTCCTATACACCGGAATTCAAGTCGTTCCTGGTGAAGGTCGAAAAGGCGTAA
- the fdhE gene encoding formate dehydrogenase accessory protein FdhE: protein MTQRILEPTEISTLDHSAIPRFRLPERATAFSARAARLRKLADLNPISGYLRLMATVADAQHATLQTLELPLPSKEAIARAQEHSMPLVPALDGERDPRWRAVLYELLDRVEGAGLVNPQLAKLLDRLRLMAPAELDAQADAILALRFAEVDPATAPFLMAALQVVWTDLASRVPPADVPYLDQPGLCPVCGTHPVASVVRVGGQYQGYRFLQCGLCTTEWHMVRTKCSHCDSTKGIAYHGIEGGSEAVKAESCDECKTYRKIGYQDKDYEFEPLADDLASLTLDLLMNEAGYQRSSPNPLLWPDVSRDAN, encoded by the coding sequence GTGACACAACGCATCCTCGAACCGACCGAGATCTCGACCCTCGATCATTCGGCCATCCCGCGCTTTCGCCTGCCCGAGCGCGCCACCGCGTTCTCGGCGCGCGCCGCGCGGCTGCGCAAGCTGGCCGACCTGAACCCGATCAGCGGCTACCTGCGGCTGATGGCCACCGTCGCCGATGCGCAGCACGCGACGCTGCAAACGCTCGAACTGCCGCTGCCGTCGAAGGAAGCGATCGCGCGTGCGCAGGAGCATTCGATGCCGCTCGTGCCGGCGCTCGACGGCGAGCGCGATCCGCGCTGGCGCGCCGTGCTGTACGAACTGCTCGACCGCGTCGAAGGCGCCGGGCTCGTCAACCCGCAGCTCGCGAAGCTGCTCGACCGGCTGCGCCTGATGGCGCCCGCCGAACTCGACGCGCAAGCCGACGCGATCCTCGCGCTGCGTTTCGCCGAAGTCGACCCGGCTACCGCGCCGTTCCTGATGGCCGCGCTGCAGGTGGTCTGGACGGACCTCGCCAGCCGCGTTCCGCCGGCCGACGTCCCGTATCTCGACCAGCCGGGGCTGTGCCCCGTGTGCGGCACGCATCCGGTCGCGAGCGTCGTGCGGGTCGGCGGCCAGTACCAGGGCTACCGTTTCCTGCAATGCGGGCTATGCACGACCGAGTGGCACATGGTGCGCACGAAGTGCTCGCACTGCGATTCGACGAAAGGCATCGCCTATCACGGGATCGAGGGCGGCAGCGAAGCCGTCAAGGCCGAATCGTGCGACGAGTGCAAGACCTATCGCAAGATCGGCTATCAGGACAAGGACTACGAGTTCGAGCCGCTGGCGGACGATCTCGCGAGTCTCACGCTCGACCTGCTGATGAACGAAGCCGGCTACCAGCGCAGTTCACCGAACCCGCTGCTGTGGCCGGATGTCTCGCGGGACGCGAATTGA
- a CDS encoding Fic family protein has translation MDSSVSLLLEAVDADKAKLDAARPLPPHTLASLREKLMLEWTYHSNAIEGNTLTLRETKVVLEGITVGGKSLREHFEATNHRDAILYVEEIVGKQETLSEWQIRNIHGLVLKGIDDGEAGRYRRENVVIAGASTTPPDFLHLPAEMAALIDWDTQAGAMHPVARAAELHTRFVKIHPFVDGNGRTGRLLLNFELMKSGYPPAVIRKEDRLAYYDTLDEACTTGDYSGITRLVAESVQRSLDAYLGVLGLRT, from the coding sequence ATGGATTCGTCCGTATCGCTTCTGCTGGAAGCCGTCGATGCCGACAAGGCAAAGCTGGACGCGGCGCGTCCGCTTCCGCCGCACACGCTGGCGTCTTTGCGCGAAAAGCTGATGCTGGAGTGGACTTATCATTCGAATGCGATCGAAGGCAACACGCTGACGTTGCGGGAAACGAAGGTCGTACTCGAAGGCATTACGGTCGGCGGAAAGTCGCTGCGCGAGCATTTCGAGGCCACCAATCATCGCGACGCGATTCTCTATGTCGAAGAAATCGTCGGCAAGCAGGAGACGCTGTCCGAATGGCAGATCCGGAATATCCACGGGCTGGTATTGAAGGGGATCGACGACGGCGAGGCCGGCAGATATCGCCGGGAGAACGTCGTGATCGCAGGCGCAAGCACGACGCCCCCGGATTTCCTGCATTTGCCGGCTGAAATGGCCGCGCTCATCGATTGGGATACGCAGGCGGGAGCAATGCATCCGGTGGCGCGGGCTGCCGAACTGCATACGCGGTTTGTGAAAATCCATCCGTTTGTCGACGGCAATGGAAGAACGGGGCGGCTGCTACTCAATTTCGAACTGATGAAGTCTGGCTATCCGCCAGCGGTCATTCGCAAGGAAGACCGGCTGGCTTACTACGATACGCTGGACGAGGCGTGCACGACCGGCGACTACAGCGGCATCACGCGCCTGGTGGCCGAGTCAGTGCAGCGCTCGCTCGACGCCTACCTCGGCGTGCTTGGATTGCGCACGTAA
- a CDS encoding formate dehydrogenase subunit gamma yields the protein MNHDDPNLIVRYSANERTNHWITAITFVLLALSGLALFHPSMFWLTALFGGGQWTRILHPFVGLVMFVSFAILVVRFWHHNALDADDRQWLKQIGDVLTNQEDKLPPVGRYNAGQKLLFFTLVACLLLLLLSGVVIWRRYFSFYFPIGVIRAAAVVHAVAAFVLIASIIVHIYAALWVKGSIGAMVRGTVTLGWARKHHPKWFRESVK from the coding sequence ATGAACCACGACGACCCCAACCTGATCGTCCGCTACTCGGCGAACGAGCGCACGAACCACTGGATCACCGCGATCACGTTCGTGCTGCTCGCGCTGTCCGGGCTCGCGCTGTTTCATCCGTCGATGTTCTGGCTGACCGCGCTGTTCGGCGGCGGCCAGTGGACGCGGATCCTGCATCCGTTCGTCGGCCTCGTGATGTTCGTGTCGTTCGCGATCCTGGTGGTGCGCTTCTGGCACCACAACGCGCTCGACGCGGACGATCGCCAGTGGCTCAAGCAGATCGGCGACGTGCTGACCAACCAGGAAGACAAGCTGCCGCCGGTCGGGCGCTATAACGCCGGGCAGAAGCTGCTATTCTTTACGTTGGTCGCGTGCCTGCTGCTGCTCCTGCTGTCGGGAGTCGTGATCTGGCGGCGCTACTTCTCGTTCTACTTCCCGATCGGGGTGATCCGCGCGGCCGCTGTCGTGCATGCCGTGGCGGCCTTCGTGCTGATCGCGAGCATCATCGTGCACATTTACGCGGCGTTGTGGGTGAAGGGCTCGATCGGCGCGATGGTGCGCGGCACCGTCACGCTGGGCTGGGCTCGCAAGCATCACCCGAAGTGGTTCCGTGAAAGCGTGAAATAA
- the selB gene encoding selenocysteine-specific translation elongation factor: MIVGTAGHIDHGKTTLVRALTGVDTDRLKEEKARGISIELGYAYTPLDNGDVLGLIDVPGHEKLIHTMAAGACGIDFALLVIAADDGVMPQTREHRAILQLLGVTHGAVALTKCDRVDAARVAEVRDEIATWLNDSTLAGVPIFETRATAADDPGVAALKRYLADAAIAWRARRDDGLFRLAVDRVFTLAGQGTVVTGTAFAGRVATGDTLAIVRTGGAARVRSIHAQNRPVEAGRAGERCALNLAGVDKADVERGDTVADARLVATSPRLDVELTLLVDAGLTLTHWAPLHVHLGTLHRVAHVALLDGDTLAAGQRMRVQLVFDEPVFALPGDRFIVRNPQATRTVGGGRVLDPFGPARKRRTPARRAWLDALAEWLDAGRLDALLAQAPLGIPRAMLTHLTGFAPNALALPEDALAIGPRDAASNDGAVIARAHWRALQTRAIDTLRAYHERMPDEQGLDAARLRRMSAPLAGDALWRALVDALVAGGEVARSGPWLHLPSHSVSLEPREEALAQQLLPLIHAGRFDPPWVRDLARDTGAAEDAVRALLRKLARRGDVHQVVRDLFYHADVVRELAELVAHLAPLRAGGLDAATFRDATGLGRKRAIQILEFFDRVGYTRFHRDLHLLRPDSGWAGIQA; the protein is encoded by the coding sequence ATGATCGTCGGTACCGCGGGGCACATCGACCACGGCAAGACGACGCTGGTGCGCGCGCTGACGGGCGTCGATACCGATCGCCTGAAGGAAGAGAAGGCGCGCGGCATCTCGATCGAGCTCGGTTACGCGTATACGCCGCTCGACAACGGCGACGTGCTCGGCCTGATCGACGTGCCGGGCCACGAGAAGCTGATTCATACGATGGCGGCCGGCGCATGCGGGATCGACTTCGCGCTGCTCGTGATTGCCGCCGACGACGGCGTGATGCCGCAGACGCGCGAGCATCGCGCGATCCTGCAACTGCTTGGCGTCACGCATGGCGCCGTCGCGCTGACGAAGTGCGATCGCGTCGATGCCGCACGCGTGGCCGAAGTGCGTGACGAGATCGCCACGTGGCTGAACGACTCCACGCTGGCCGGCGTGCCGATTTTCGAAACGCGTGCGACGGCTGCGGACGATCCGGGCGTCGCCGCGTTGAAGCGTTACCTGGCCGACGCGGCGATCGCGTGGCGCGCCCGCCGCGACGACGGGCTGTTCCGGCTCGCGGTCGATCGCGTGTTCACGCTCGCGGGGCAGGGTACCGTCGTGACGGGCACCGCGTTCGCGGGCCGCGTCGCGACCGGCGACACGCTCGCGATCGTGCGCACGGGCGGCGCGGCGCGTGTACGCAGCATCCACGCGCAGAACCGGCCGGTCGAGGCCGGCCGCGCGGGCGAGCGTTGCGCGCTGAATCTGGCCGGGGTCGACAAGGCCGATGTCGAGCGAGGCGACACCGTCGCCGATGCGCGGCTCGTCGCGACCTCGCCGCGTCTCGATGTCGAGCTGACGCTGCTCGTGGATGCGGGGCTCACGCTGACGCACTGGGCGCCGCTGCACGTGCATCTCGGCACGCTGCATCGCGTCGCGCATGTCGCGCTGCTCGACGGCGATACGCTCGCGGCCGGCCAGCGCATGCGCGTGCAACTCGTATTCGACGAGCCGGTGTTTGCGCTGCCGGGCGACCGGTTCATCGTCCGCAATCCGCAGGCGACGCGCACGGTCGGCGGCGGCCGCGTGCTCGATCCGTTCGGGCCGGCGCGCAAGCGTCGTACGCCTGCGCGCCGCGCGTGGCTCGACGCGCTGGCCGAATGGCTCGACGCGGGCCGCCTCGATGCGCTGCTCGCGCAGGCGCCGCTCGGCATCCCGCGCGCGATGCTCACGCATCTGACGGGTTTCGCGCCGAATGCGCTGGCCTTGCCGGAAGACGCGCTGGCGATCGGGCCGCGCGACGCCGCGTCGAACGACGGCGCGGTGATTGCCCGGGCGCACTGGCGCGCACTGCAGACGCGGGCGATCGATACGCTGCGCGCGTATCACGAGCGCATGCCCGACGAGCAGGGGCTCGACGCCGCGCGGTTGCGGCGGATGTCAGCGCCGCTCGCCGGCGATGCGCTGTGGCGCGCGCTCGTCGATGCGCTGGTGGCCGGCGGCGAAGTCGCGCGAAGCGGGCCGTGGCTGCACCTGCCGTCGCATTCGGTAAGCCTCGAGCCGCGCGAGGAGGCGCTGGCGCAGCAACTGCTGCCGCTGATTCACGCGGGGCGCTTCGATCCGCCGTGGGTGCGAGACCTGGCCCGTGACACGGGCGCGGCCGAGGACGCGGTGCGCGCGTTGCTGCGCAAGCTCGCGCGGCGCGGTGACGTGCACCAGGTCGTGCGCGACCTGTTCTATCACGCGGACGTGGTGCGCGAGCTGGCGGAACTGGTTGCGCATCTCGCGCCGTTGCGCGCCGGCGGGCTCGATGCCGCGACGTTCCGCGATGCGACGGGGCTCGGCCGCAAGCGCGCGATCCAGATTCTCGAGTTCTTCGACCGGGTTGGGTATACTCGCTTCCACCGCGATCTTCACCTCCTGCGGCCTGACAGCGGTTGGGCGGGTATTCAGGCGTAG
- a CDS encoding NUDIX hydrolase: protein MPQTPAPTNAPEASTVPVKERATIVCYRGEKVLLVARAASRWALPGGTIKRGETPLEAAHRELSEETGMTGQHLVYSMQFTGLAKIHHVFFAEVGPDQTPQANNEIEKCKWFPIDSVDGLRASIPTKRIVELVYQHEISKT from the coding sequence ATGCCTCAAACCCCCGCCCCCACCAACGCCCCCGAAGCGAGCACCGTCCCGGTCAAGGAACGTGCGACCATCGTCTGCTACCGCGGTGAGAAAGTCTTGCTCGTTGCCCGTGCGGCGTCGCGCTGGGCCCTTCCCGGCGGCACGATCAAGCGCGGGGAAACGCCGCTCGAAGCCGCACATCGCGAGTTATCCGAAGAAACCGGCATGACCGGCCAGCATCTCGTCTACTCGATGCAGTTCACCGGCCTCGCGAAGATCCATCACGTGTTCTTCGCCGAAGTCGGCCCGGACCAGACGCCGCAAGCGAACAACGAGATCGAGAAATGCAAGTGGTTTCCGATCGACAGCGTCGACGGGTTGCGCGCCAGCATTCCGACGAAGCGCATCGTCGAACTCGTTTATCAACACGAAATCAGCAAGACGTAG
- the fdxH gene encoding formate dehydrogenase subunit beta: MALQSLDIKRVSATTTPPPTVREPVTGSVAKLIDVSKCIGCKACQTACMEWNDLRDEVGTNVGVYDNPADLTEHSWTVMRFSEYENPAGDLEWLIRKDGCMHCEDPGCLKACPSPGAIVQYNNGIVDFHEENCIGCGYCVTGCPFNVPRISKKDHRAYKCTLCSDRVAVGQEPACVKTCPTGAIVFGTKEDMKQHAAERIEDLKERGFEHAGLYDPQGVGGTHVMYVLHHADKPSLYHGLPDNPSISPMVKLWKGIAKPLAVAGIALTALAGFFHYVRVGPNEVSDEEEQAARDEARRIKEDAK; the protein is encoded by the coding sequence ATGGCATTGCAATCGCTGGATATCAAGCGCGTCTCGGCCACCACGACGCCACCGCCCACGGTGCGCGAACCGGTGACCGGGAGTGTCGCGAAGCTGATCGACGTATCGAAGTGCATCGGCTGCAAGGCATGCCAGACGGCATGCATGGAGTGGAACGACCTGCGTGACGAGGTCGGCACCAACGTCGGCGTGTACGACAACCCGGCCGACCTGACCGAGCATTCGTGGACGGTGATGCGGTTCTCCGAATACGAGAACCCGGCCGGTGACCTCGAGTGGCTGATCCGCAAGGACGGCTGCATGCACTGCGAGGATCCGGGCTGCCTGAAGGCGTGTCCGTCGCCGGGCGCGATCGTGCAGTACAACAACGGGATCGTCGATTTCCACGAGGAGAACTGCATCGGTTGCGGCTATTGCGTGACCGGCTGCCCGTTCAACGTCCCGCGGATCTCGAAGAAGGATCATCGCGCATACAAGTGCACGCTCTGTTCCGACCGCGTCGCGGTCGGCCAGGAACCGGCCTGCGTGAAGACCTGCCCGACGGGCGCGATCGTGTTCGGCACCAAGGAGGACATGAAGCAGCACGCGGCCGAGCGGATCGAGGACCTGAAGGAGCGCGGCTTCGAGCATGCGGGGCTGTATGACCCGCAGGGCGTCGGCGGCACGCACGTGATGTACGTGCTGCACCACGCGGACAAGCCGTCGCTGTACCACGGGCTGCCCGACAACCCGTCGATCAGCCCGATGGTGAAGCTGTGGAAGGGCATCGCGAAACCGCTCGCGGTGGCCGGCATCGCGCTGACCGCGCTTGCCGGGTTCTTCCACTATGTCCGGGTCGGTCCGAACGAGGTGAGCGACGAAGAGGAACAGGCCGCGCGCGACGAGGCGCGACGCATCAAGGAGGACGCGAAATGA